A single window of Sulfurovum riftiae DNA harbors:
- the fusA gene encoding elongation factor G: MARTHKLEDVRNIGIAAHIDAGKTTTTERILFYTGVEHKIGEVHDGAATMDWMEQEQERGITITSAATTCEWLGKQINIIDTPGHVDFTIEVERSMRVLDGAVSVFCAVGGVQPQSETVWRQRNRYGVPSLVFVNKMDRTGADFLEVERQIRDRLKGNPLVIQLPIGAEENFEGVVDLVKMKEIVWDADAEMGSAYHEQDIRPELQEQAEAFREKLIEGISEVDGNEALMEKYMEGEELTTEEIMAGIKAACINMHVVPMLPGTAFKNKGVQTLLDAVVHYLPSPVEAPPIKGTKMEDENVEVIVESTDDGPFAALAFKIMTDPFVGQLTFIRVYRGSLESGSYVLNSTKEKKERVGRIMKMHAIKREEIPEIYAGEIGAVVGLKNTTTGDTLCSDKDKVVLERMDFPDPVISVAVEPKTKADQEKMGLALGKLAAEDPSFRVATDEESGQTIISGMGELHLEILVDRMKREFKVEAEVGAPQVAYRETIRKAVNKEYKYAKQSGGRGQYGHVFLRIEPQEPGFGYEFVDEVKGGVVPKEFIQPVNKGIQEAMQRGIQAGYPVEDVKVTLYDGSYHDVDSSEMAFKLAGSMGFRDGCREANPVILEPMMKVEVEVPEEFMGDVIGDVAKRRGQVSGMDDRAGNKIVNAFVPLSEMFGYSTDLRSMTQGRATYAMEFDHYEEVPQNVAKEIIEKRNS, from the coding sequence ATGGCAAGAACGCACAAACTTGAAGACGTAAGAAACATCGGTATCGCTGCTCACATTGATGCAGGTAAAACAACAACAACGGAAAGAATCCTTTTCTATACAGGTGTTGAGCACAAGATCGGTGAAGTTCACGACGGTGCTGCAACTATGGACTGGATGGAGCAGGAGCAGGAGAGAGGTATTACAATTACTTCGGCTGCGACAACTTGTGAGTGGTTAGGTAAGCAGATCAACATCATTGACACTCCGGGCCACGTTGACTTTACGATCGAAGTTGAAAGATCTATGAGAGTACTTGACGGTGCTGTATCTGTATTCTGTGCAGTTGGTGGGGTTCAGCCACAATCTGAAACAGTATGGAGACAGAGAAACCGTTATGGTGTACCTTCATTGGTTTTCGTGAACAAAATGGACAGAACCGGTGCTGATTTCTTAGAAGTTGAAAGACAGATCAGGGACAGACTCAAAGGTAACCCGCTTGTGATCCAGCTTCCTATCGGTGCAGAAGAGAACTTCGAAGGTGTTGTTGACCTCGTGAAGATGAAAGAGATCGTTTGGGATGCAGATGCTGAAATGGGTTCTGCATATCATGAGCAGGATATTCGTCCGGAACTCCAGGAGCAGGCTGAAGCATTCAGAGAAAAACTGATCGAAGGTATCTCTGAAGTTGACGGTAACGAAGCGCTTATGGAAAAATACATGGAAGGTGAAGAACTTACGACTGAAGAGATCATGGCTGGTATCAAAGCAGCATGTATCAATATGCACGTAGTTCCAATGCTTCCGGGTACAGCTTTCAAGAACAAAGGTGTTCAGACACTTCTTGACGCTGTTGTTCATTACCTTCCTTCTCCTGTTGAAGCACCACCGATCAAAGGTACGAAGATGGAAGACGAGAATGTAGAAGTGATCGTTGAGTCCACAGATGATGGCCCATTCGCAGCACTTGCATTCAAGATCATGACCGACCCGTTCGTTGGACAGTTGACGTTCATCCGTGTCTACAGAGGTTCTTTGGAGTCAGGTTCTTACGTGCTTAACTCTACAAAAGAGAAAAAAGAGAGAGTTGGCCGTATCATGAAGATGCACGCGATCAAAAGAGAAGAGATCCCTGAGATCTATGCTGGCGAGATCGGTGCGGTTGTTGGTCTTAAGAACACAACGACTGGTGATACACTCTGTTCAGACAAAGACAAAGTGGTTCTTGAAAGAATGGACTTCCCGGATCCGGTAATCTCTGTTGCGGTTGAGCCTAAGACAAAAGCGGATCAGGAAAAAATGGGACTTGCACTTGGTAAACTTGCTGCAGAAGATCCGTCTTTCCGTGTTGCGACTGACGAAGAGTCCGGTCAGACGATCATCTCAGGAATGGGTGAACTTCACCTCGAGATCCTTGTTGACAGAATGAAAAGAGAATTCAAAGTTGAAGCAGAAGTGGGTGCACCACAGGTTGCTTACCGTGAAACGATCCGTAAAGCGGTCAATAAAGAGTACAAGTATGCGAAGCAGTCCGGTGGACGTGGACAGTATGGTCACGTATTCCTTAGAATCGAGCCGCAGGAACCAGGTTTCGGATACGAATTCGTCGATGAAGTCAAAGGTGGGGTTGTTCCTAAGGAATTTATCCAGCCGGTCAACAAAGGTATTCAGGAAGCAATGCAGAGAGGTATCCAGGCCGGATATCCTGTTGAAGATGTCAAAGTAACACTTTATGATGGTTCTTACCATGATGTCGACTCCTCTGAAATGGCGTTTAAACTTGCCGGTTCTATGGGATTCAGAGACGGTTGTAGAGAAGCGAACCCTGTCATCCTTGAGCCAATGATGAAAGTTGAAGTTGAAGTACCTGAAGAGTTCATGGGTGATGTCATCGGTGATGTTGCAAAAAGACGTGGACAGGTTTCCGGTATGGATGACAGAGCAGGTAACAAGATCGTTAACGCGTTCGTTCCTCTTTCAGAAATGTTCGGTTACTCAACTGACCTCAGATCCATGACTCAGGGTCGTGCGACATATGCTATGGAATTCGATCACTATGAAGAAGTTCCGCAGAACGTAGCCAAAGAGATCATCGAAAAGAGAAATAGTTAA
- the rpsL gene encoding 30S ribosomal protein S12 has product MPTINQLIRKERKKQVKKSKSPALVKCPQRRGVCTRVYTTTPKKPNSALRKVAKVRLTSGFEVISYIGGEGHNLQEHSIVLVRGGRIKDLPGVKYHIVRGALDASGVNGRTVARSKYGTKKPK; this is encoded by the coding sequence TTGCCTACAATTAACCAATTGATTCGTAAAGAACGTAAGAAGCAAGTGAAAAAATCAAAATCACCTGCACTCGTAAAATGTCCTCAGAGAAGAGGCGTATGTACAAGAGTTTATACTACAACTCCAAAGAAACCTAACTCAGCACTTAGAAAAGTTGCAAAAGTTAGATTGACTTCAGGATTTGAAGTGATCTCATACATCGGTGGTGAGGGTCACAACCTTCAAGAGCACTCTATCGTACTTGTACGTGGGGGAAGAATTAAAGATTTACCTGGTGTGAAGTATCACATCGTTCGTGGTGCACTCGATGCGTCAGGAGTAAATGGTAGAACTGTTGCAAGATCTAAGTACGGTACCAAGAAACCTAAATAA
- the rpsG gene encoding 30S ribosomal protein S7, whose protein sequence is MRRRKAPVRPVLPDPVYGSKVLTKFINAVMLDGKKSVAQKVMYAALERIESKTGEKGIEVFNKAMDNVKPVMEVKSRRVGGATYQVPIEVRPVRQQSLGIRWIVDAARKRNERTMMERLSNELMDAATEKGSAFKKKEDTYKMAEANKAFAHYRW, encoded by the coding sequence ATGAGAAGAAGAAAAGCTCCCGTTAGACCGGTACTGCCAGATCCAGTATACGGTTCTAAAGTATTAACAAAGTTCATCAATGCAGTTATGCTTGATGGTAAGAAATCAGTAGCGCAAAAAGTAATGTACGCAGCGTTAGAGAGAATTGAATCAAAAACTGGTGAAAAAGGTATTGAAGTATTCAACAAAGCAATGGATAACGTCAAACCTGTAATGGAAGTAAAATCAAGAAGAGTCGGTGGTGCTACCTATCAGGTGCCTATTGAAGTTAGACCTGTAAGACAGCAGTCTTTGGGGATCAGATGGATCGTTGATGCAGCGAGAAAAAGAAACGAAAGAACTATGATGGAGCGTCTCTCTAACGAGTTGATGGATGCTGCGACTGAAAAAGGTTCTGCTTTCAAGAAGAAAGAAGATACATACAAAATGGCAGAAGCTAACAAAGCATTTGCTCACTATAGATGGTAA
- the rpoC gene encoding DNA-directed RNA polymerase subunit beta' has translation MSKFLENLTPIDLNSDDRPQDIAALQLKVASPEKVLSWSYGEVKKPETINYRTLKPERDGLFCAKIFGPIRDYECLCGKYKKMRYKGVVCEKCGVEVTSSKVRRNRMGHIDLIAPVAHIWYVSSLPSRIGTLLGVKMKDLERVLYYEAYIVKTPGEASYDNEGLNPLQKYDVLNEEQYQQIFARFGDTGLDARMGGEIVQELLAELDLVDMFAQLKEDIQATKSEAKRKTIVKRLKVIEAFLHSGNRPEWMMLTQLPVLPPDLRPLVSLDGGKFAVSDVNDLYRRVINRNQRLKRLVELDAPEIIVRNEKRMLQEAVDALFDNGRRGNAVKGANKRPLKSLSEVIKGKQGRFRQNLLGKRVDFSGRSVIVVGPDLRMDQCGLPKVMAIELFKPHLMAKLEEKGYATTLKQAKKMIEKKENEVWECLEEVVENYPVLLNRAPTLHKLSIQAFHPRLIEGKAIQLHPLVCSAFNADFDGDQMAVHVPLSDEAIAEAKVLMLASMNILLPASGKAIAVPSQDMILGLYYLTLEKNDVKGQHKLFANVEEVEIAFEQNALDLNARIRTVLDGRIATSTAGRLILKSIIPDYVPEKYWNKVLKKKDIGVLVDYIYKIGGVSETAGFLDDLKDMGFKYATKVGVSISIDDIKIPEIKESRVASAKEEVKEIQRQYAAGLLTDQERYNKIIDIWTDANNSIAEALMDLIRKDKDGFNSVHMMADSGARGSAAQIRQLSGMRGLMAKSDGSIIETPITSNFREGLNVLEYFISTHGARKGLADTALKTANAGYLTRKLIDVAQNVKISMTDCGTHEGVEVSDIVVGNEMIEPLADRIYGRVLAEDIIDPITSEVLVSEGTMIDEETATRVQEAGVRSVVMRAPSSCKAPKGICAKCYGLNMADNKMVKRGEAVGVIAAQSIGEPGTQLTLRTFHTGGTATAGKEERSVVATKEGFVRYYNLSVYRNTDGQLIVANRRNAGVLLVEPKIKAVNKGKVSIVVTHDEIVVSVENNGDDEVKYNLRKSDVAKSNELAGVAGKVEGKLFLPLKDGDTVEEGDSIVEVIKEGWSIPSRIPFASELKVEDGAPVTQEVLSEAKGTVKFFLLKGDYLEAHPGVKSGDKVVEKGLFAVVVDDNNREAGRHYISRGSVVQVDNDAKVERGATLSAPEKTTQVVIAEWDPYSEPIIAEQKGTLKFEDIIPGVTVVEQFDEVTGDTRLELNEYIPAAYKPAITLATESGELIRYQLDPKTILFVKDGDTVSIADILAKTPKAAIKSKDITGGLPRVSELFEARRPKDIALIAQIDGVVSFGKPLRGKERLIISGDNGQITEQFIDKNKVALVHTGEYVHAGEKLTDGIVSSHDILAALGEKALYDYIVSEVQMVYRRQGVNISDKHIEIVTSQMMRQVKVVESGDSNFIAGDIISRRKFQEENQRVLALGGEPAIAEPMLVGITRAAVGADSIISAASFQDTTKVLTSASIAGTVDTLEDLKENVVIGRLIPVGTGMIDNDDIRFNTAD, from the coding sequence ATGAGTAAGTTTTTAGAGAATTTAACACCGATTGACCTTAACAGTGATGACAGACCGCAGGATATCGCGGCCCTTCAACTGAAAGTTGCAAGTCCTGAAAAGGTACTTTCCTGGAGTTACGGTGAAGTAAAGAAGCCTGAAACCATCAACTACAGAACCCTCAAACCTGAGCGTGACGGGCTCTTCTGTGCGAAGATCTTCGGACCGATCAGAGACTATGAGTGCCTTTGCGGAAAATACAAGAAGATGCGTTACAAAGGTGTCGTCTGTGAAAAATGTGGTGTCGAAGTCACCTCTTCGAAAGTAAGAAGAAACAGAATGGGTCACATCGACCTTATCGCACCTGTGGCACACATCTGGTATGTCTCTTCACTCCCGTCAAGAATCGGTACACTTCTGGGTGTCAAAATGAAAGACCTCGAGCGTGTACTCTACTATGAAGCGTACATCGTCAAGACTCCGGGTGAGGCAAGCTATGACAATGAAGGGTTGAATCCGCTTCAGAAATATGATGTCCTCAATGAAGAGCAGTATCAGCAGATCTTCGCACGTTTCGGCGATACGGGACTTGATGCAAGAATGGGCGGGGAGATCGTACAGGAACTGCTTGCAGAGCTTGACCTTGTCGATATGTTCGCACAGCTCAAAGAGGATATTCAGGCGACCAAGTCCGAAGCGAAAAGAAAAACGATCGTCAAGAGACTCAAGGTCATCGAAGCGTTCCTTCACTCAGGAAACAGACCTGAGTGGATGATGTTGACACAGCTTCCGGTACTTCCGCCGGACCTTAGACCACTCGTAAGTCTTGATGGCGGTAAATTCGCCGTTTCGGATGTGAACGACCTTTACAGAAGGGTGATCAACAGGAACCAGCGTCTCAAAAGACTGGTTGAACTTGATGCACCGGAAATCATCGTCAGAAACGAAAAGAGAATGCTACAGGAAGCGGTCGATGCACTTTTTGACAACGGTAGACGCGGGAATGCAGTCAAAGGTGCCAATAAGAGACCGTTGAAGTCCCTTTCAGAAGTGATCAAAGGGAAGCAGGGACGTTTCAGACAGAACCTTCTTGGTAAACGTGTCGACTTCTCGGGACGTTCTGTTATCGTTGTCGGTCCTGACTTGAGAATGGACCAGTGTGGCCTCCCCAAGGTAATGGCAATTGAACTCTTCAAACCGCACTTGATGGCAAAACTCGAAGAGAAGGGTTATGCGACGACACTCAAGCAGGCCAAGAAGATGATCGAGAAAAAAGAGAATGAAGTATGGGAGTGTCTTGAAGAGGTTGTTGAAAATTATCCGGTACTGCTTAACCGTGCACCGACACTGCATAAACTCTCTATTCAGGCCTTCCACCCAAGACTGATCGAAGGGAAAGCTATCCAGCTTCACCCGCTTGTATGTTCTGCGTTCAACGCCGACTTCGATGGTGACCAGATGGCGGTACACGTACCACTTTCAGATGAAGCCATTGCAGAAGCAAAAGTATTGATGCTCGCATCTATGAACATTTTGCTTCCCGCTTCGGGTAAAGCGATCGCAGTACCGTCACAGGATATGATTCTGGGTCTGTACTACCTGACACTGGAAAAGAATGATGTCAAAGGGCAGCATAAGCTTTTCGCGAATGTGGAAGAGGTGGAGATCGCGTTCGAACAGAATGCACTTGATCTGAACGCGCGTATCAGGACTGTACTTGACGGCCGTATTGCGACCTCTACAGCGGGAAGACTGATCCTCAAGTCGATCATCCCTGATTATGTTCCTGAAAAGTACTGGAACAAAGTATTGAAGAAAAAAGATATCGGTGTACTGGTCGATTATATCTACAAGATCGGTGGTGTTTCCGAAACAGCCGGTTTCCTTGATGACCTTAAAGATATGGGTTTCAAATATGCGACCAAAGTAGGGGTTTCGATCTCTATTGACGATATTAAGATCCCGGAGATCAAAGAGTCCCGTGTCGCTTCAGCGAAAGAGGAAGTCAAAGAGATCCAGAGACAGTATGCTGCGGGTCTTTTGACAGATCAGGAACGATACAACAAGATTATCGATATCTGGACGGATGCGAACAACTCTATTGCCGAAGCTTTGATGGATCTGATCCGAAAAGACAAAGACGGATTCAACTCCGTACATATGATGGCGGATTCCGGTGCGAGGGGTTCTGCAGCACAGATCAGACAGCTCTCTGGTATGAGGGGTCTGATGGCGAAATCAGATGGATCGATCATTGAAACACCTATTACTTCGAACTTCCGTGAAGGTCTGAACGTACTTGAGTACTTCATTTCGACACACGGTGCGAGAAAAGGTCTTGCCGATACCGCACTTAAGACAGCGAATGCCGGTTACCTGACAAGAAAACTGATCGATGTTGCACAGAATGTGAAGATCTCCATGACCGACTGTGGAACGCACGAAGGTGTGGAAGTTTCCGATATCGTTGTAGGTAACGAGATGATCGAGCCGTTGGCAGACAGAATCTACGGAAGAGTATTGGCTGAAGATATCATCGATCCTATTACTTCGGAGGTATTGGTCTCCGAAGGTACGATGATCGATGAAGAGACAGCGACAAGAGTACAGGAAGCGGGTGTAAGATCCGTGGTCATGAGAGCACCTTCAAGCTGTAAAGCACCGAAGGGTATCTGTGCGAAGTGTTACGGCCTGAACATGGCTGACAACAAAATGGTCAAGCGTGGTGAAGCAGTCGGTGTTATTGCCGCACAGTCCATTGGTGAACCGGGAACACAGCTGACACTGAGAACCTTCCACACCGGTGGTACGGCGACTGCAGGTAAAGAGGAGCGTTCTGTTGTAGCGACAAAAGAAGGTTTCGTAAGATACTACAACCTTTCTGTCTACAGAAATACAGACGGTCAGCTTATCGTTGCCAACAGACGTAATGCCGGTGTACTTCTGGTCGAACCGAAGATCAAGGCAGTGAACAAAGGTAAGGTCTCTATCGTCGTTACGCATGATGAAATAGTTGTTTCAGTAGAGAACAATGGAGATGACGAGGTCAAGTACAACCTGAGAAAATCAGATGTGGCCAAGTCCAACGAGCTTGCGGGTGTTGCCGGTAAGGTCGAAGGAAAACTCTTCCTGCCGCTTAAAGACGGTGATACCGTTGAAGAGGGTGACTCGATCGTTGAAGTGATCAAAGAGGGTTGGAGCATTCCAAGCCGTATTCCGTTCGCTTCCGAACTGAAAGTGGAAGATGGTGCCCCTGTAACTCAGGAAGTACTCTCAGAAGCCAAAGGTACCGTGAAGTTCTTCCTGTTGAAAGGTGACTATCTTGAGGCACACCCTGGCGTGAAGTCAGGTGACAAAGTGGTTGAAAAAGGTCTCTTTGCCGTGGTTGTCGATGACAACAACAGAGAGGCGGGAAGACACTATATCTCAAGAGGTTCCGTCGTCCAGGTGGACAACGATGCCAAAGTGGAAAGAGGTGCGACCCTCTCTGCACCGGAGAAGACGACACAGGTAGTGATCGCTGAATGGGATCCGTACTCTGAGCCGATCATTGCCGAGCAGAAAGGTACACTGAAGTTTGAAGACATCATCCCGGGTGTCACTGTTGTCGAGCAGTTCGATGAAGTGACCGGTGACACAAGACTGGAGCTCAACGAGTATATCCCGGCTGCATACAAGCCGGCGATCACGCTTGCGACAGAGTCCGGCGAATTGATCCGTTATCAGCTTGATCCCAAGACGATCCTCTTTGTAAAAGACGGCGATACGGTAAGCATTGCCGATATCCTTGCGAAGACACCTAAAGCGGCGATCAAGTCAAAAGATATTACCGGGGGTCTTCCTAGAGTTTCCGAACTCTTCGAAGCAAGACGTCCGAAAGATATTGCACTTATCGCACAGATCGACGGTGTGGTAAGCTTCGGTAAACCGCTGAGAGGGAAAGAGAGACTGATCATCTCCGGCGACAATGGCCAGATTACCGAGCAGTTCATCGACAAGAACAAAGTGGCACTTGTCCATACAGGTGAATATGTACATGCCGGTGAAAAATTGACCGACGGTATTGTATCGAGTCATGATATTCTTGCGGCACTGGGTGAGAAAGCACTGTATGACTACATCGTTTCCGAAGTACAGATGGTCTATCGTAGACAGGGGGTTAACATCTCTGACAAACACATCGAGATCGTCACTTCTCAGATGATGAGACAGGTAAAAGTGGTTGAGAGCGGCGACTCCAACTTCATCGCGGGAGACATCATCTCCCGCCGAAAGTTCCAGGAAGAGAACCAGAGAGTACTCGCACTTGGCGGTGAACCGGCGATCGCCGAGCCGATGCTTGTAGGTATCACCCGTGCAGCGGTCGGTGCAGACTCCATCATCTCTGCGGCATCCTTCCAGGATACAACGAAGGTACTTACTTCTGCATCTATCGCAGGTACGGTAGATACACTCGAAGACCTTAAAGAGAATGTCGTTATCGGTCGTCTGATCCCAGTGGGTACAGGTATGATCGATAACGATGATATCAGGTTCAACACAGCGGACTAA